The genome window CGGCGATTCCCATCCCGGCAAGGCCAGCCCGTTTCTTCCATTCCAGACATACACTCCGGATTCATCAATCGTAGTGCCATAAATTGCGACTACGTCAATCGTATTGTCATTTTCCAAATCTGTTGCCGTCACAAACGGGGCCGATAATCCACTATTAGTCAAAGTATCAAAGATATTCGGATCAAGAGCGGTAAACAGTCCATCGAGCGAATAAAAATAGGACGTGCCGTCAAATTTGTATGCCCTGACCTCACCGTATGGCGACATATAGAGCGCTACCGAATCGGAATAATCGAATAACTCGGTAGCCGTCACAACCGGATAGGTATAGTAAGTCATACCGGTCGAGGCTTGCCGTGGCCATCCGCTCAATGACTGACCCATATAATTGTAACAAGCCAAAATACTTTTACCCGAAATGATAATATCAGTCAACCCATCCCCATCAATGTCATCAAAAGAAGGTATCGCCCTCATATCCTTATCAGTATCAACCGGAAATCCGGGAAGAATTGAGCCGTCATCGTTATAGGCATAAACGCCGTGATCCGTCCCGACCACAATTTCTTTTTTACCATCGCCGTCGATATCAGATGTACCGGGAGAAAAAGCCATAAATCCGGGATGAGCTTTCGGAAATCCGGATCGCATAGTATTGACAATATTAATCTCGGCTAAATCTGAATAAACCTGGGCCCCGCAATGTGATTCTATCTTTAGTATATATGATCCGGTTTCGAGTGAGAATATCGGCCAGTCAACCACGAATTCATCGAAGTACATCTGAGGACTACTAAATATCTTACTATATTCACTCGCATCCGCCGCATGATAAGAAGCTACGACGGAATCATATTCCTGGCCGAAAGCCGATCCATGAATTGAAATTAGGTATTTATACTCTTCTCCATTTATCGGGGAGCTTAAATAAGCCCCACCCGCATTAATCAGGCGGCATGTTATTTCATGATTTCCTGCTTCGCTATCAAGTCGAAAAGTATAATATCCTACCAGTCCGTCGCTATCCCAGATAAAAAATTGTGAATCATCCGTAGCCGTCGATGTCTCTTTAAGCAGAGTCCATTCTTCCGGAAATTTCCCTTCGCCCACATAAAGTCTGGCAAATCCGGAATAATCTCCGGTGACTGCGATTCCGATCGGAATATCGCCCCGGACAATCTCCGCGTTGCCGGGATTTGTCAGATAAACTGTCGGCCCATTAAGCGATTGAAAAGCGGTTCCGACGTTGAGACGCCCCCAGCCCGATAAAGTATCATATCCAGGCAAATTATCGCCGGTATTGAAAGGATCCAGAATATCATCAGCCGTTTCTCTGAGAGTTTGTTCAATCGCTGCCGCATCCAAAGAAGGATTAAAAGACCATAACATTGCCGCCGCTCCAGCGACCAGCGGCGCCGACATCGAGGTGCCGTCGGCCAGAATATAATCTTCGGCAATAATGCGCAGCCCCGGTTCCTCATCTTCATATAAATCGGTATTTCTTGCCCGAAGCGATAAAATATCCCGGCCCGGCGCGACTATATCAAGAGATGGCCCGTAGGAAGAAAAATACGTTACATATCCGTGAGAGTTTGTTCCCCCGACTGTAAACGTTTCGTCAAAACCCGCCGGAACAACCGTGATGCTATTTCCAAAGTTTCCTGCCGCCGCAACCAGAATGCATCCACGGCTATGCGCATATTTTATTGCTTCGTGAAGTATCCCCATCTCATAGGGAGAGCCCCAGCTCAGGTTCATAACTCGTGCGCCCATTTCTACGGCATAAATAATGGCCGGAACCGTCACAGATTGAAACGCCCTCGGGAAAATTTTGACAGGCAAAATCTTTATATTTCCCGGAAAACCCGAAATTCCCGTTTGATTCCATTTGGCAGCGATCAAACCGGCGATATGAGTCCCGTGACCGACATTATCGGACGGATCGCTATCTCCAATGGCGCCGAATACCGATAATGAATTTCCGGAAAAATCCCATCCCACATAATCATCTACTAACCCATTATGATCGTCATCGATGTCATTGCCCGGAATATCATCTTGATTGAAAAATATATTTCCCTGCAGATCGGGATGTCCGTAATCAACGCCCGTATCGAGAATTGCCACAATCACCTCAACGGCGTCAGCGGGTACGTTATCATAAACCGTTGACAATTTGATATCTTCACCCGCCAGGCCGGTTGCCAAATATAAAGTATCATTGTTTTCGCCTTCGTGACGAATAACTCCATAGTATTCTTGACCGCTGTTATGATAATACCATTGATATTCAAACAAGGAATCCGATGGCCAGTCGAATA of Candidatus Zixiibacteriota bacterium contains these proteins:
- a CDS encoding S8 family serine peptidase, translating into MKITVIYSSQIILMLILLGSVTGAANDSDISYQPGKVLILTDNGFRPTLNTLFSKVSATDAGFYQGWTLRSLAESYSTKYFGKKAASETFLADLYILDFPDTIDVMDVIGNIQKSPGVRLVEPDYKMELFDWPSDSLFEYQWYYHNSGQEYYGVIRHEGENNDTLYLATGLAGEDIKLSTVYDNVPADAVEVIVAILDTGVDYGHPDLQGNIFFNQDDIPGNDIDDDHNGLVDDYVGWDFSGNSLSVFGAIGDSDPSDNVGHGTHIAGLIAAKWNQTGISGFPGNIKILPVKIFPRAFQSVTVPAIIYAVEMGARVMNLSWGSPYEMGILHEAIKYAHSRGCILVAAAGNFGNSITVVPAGFDETFTVGGTNSHGYVTYFSSYGPSLDIVAPGRDILSLRARNTDLYEDEEPGLRIIAEDYILADGTSMSAPLVAGAAAMLWSFNPSLDAAAIEQTLRETADDILDPFNTGDNLPGYDTLSGWGRLNVGTAFQSLNGPTVYLTNPGNAEIVRGDIPIGIAVTGDYSGFARLYVGEGKFPEEWTLLKETSTATDDSQFFIWDSDGLVGYYTFRLDSEAGNHEITCRLINAGGAYLSSPINGEEYKYLISIHGSAFGQEYDSVVASYHAADASEYSKIFSSPQMYFDEFVVDWPIFSLETGSYILKIESHCGAQVYSDLAEINIVNTMRSGFPKAHPGFMAFSPGTSDIDGDGKKEIVVGTDHGVYAYNDDGSILPGFPVDTDKDMRAIPSFDDIDGDGLTDIIISGKSILACYNYMGQSLSGWPRQASTGMTYYTYPVVTATELFDYSDSVALYMSPYGEVRAYKFDGTSYFYSLDGLFTALDPNIFDTLTNSGLSAPFVTATDLENDNTIDVVAIYGTTIDESGVYVWNGRNGLALPGWESPQARNIRLTGGGVLADLDENGTLEIIVAGEDASGANGIWALENGKEDLPGWPVFLPAIDDWISTVPVSVDFDGDGRKEVIIAYYNWDFAHVYAFNHDGSPCKDNPSYLPRGLLLTVQNTLGHIIIADLDGNGTQNIISRAGHLFPYTASYEKIYVWEPDGTPTPGFPIITPTPASRVYSTPNTPVVDDLDGDGTTEIILCGDANELFVWNLGTPYIPENMLWPKFLGDDKNTGVNPHRGTPTAIDESNSHIPLTFEITSNYPNPFNPETTVQFTLDRGGDIKLDIYNILGQHVNRLADGYYPAGSHQVVWSGTDNTGKPVASGIYLVRLSDTKRISTHKMILMK